In the Dyella humicola genome, CGACACCCATTTCGCGCACAAGGCATGGCACGACACCTCCGACGCGATCAAGAAGGTGCAGTACACGATGATCGGCGACCCGACCGGCGCGATCACCCGCAACTTCGACGTCATGATCGAGGAAGAAGGCCTGGCGCTGCGCGGCACCTTCGTGATCAATCCGGAAGGCCAGATCAAGCTGTGCGAGATCCATGACAACGGTATCGGCCGCGACGCGTCCGAGCTGCTGCGCAAGGTCAAGGCCGCCCAGTACGTCGCCTCCCACCCGGGTGAAGTGTGCCCGGCCAAGTGGAAGGAAGGCGAGACCACCCTGAAGCCGTCGCTGCACCTGGTTGGCAAGATCTAAGCCGGCCGCGATCCAAGTAACTGTGTTCTGTTTGGCGGCTCGCTGCATCGAGCCGCCCCAAACCTGGCGCATCGCCAGGTTTGACCTCCGAATTCCCTGCATCCGTGACGCCCGGCTCCGCCGGGTGATGATGGGATGCACCCCGAAGAAAGCCGAGGAGTCACCATGCTGGATGCCGATCTGAAGTCCCAATTGCAGGCTTATCTCGAAAAGGTCGTGCACCCGATCGAGCTGGTGGCCTCGCTTGATGAAAGCGCCAAGTCACAGGAGCTGCTGGGCTTGCTGCAGGACATCGCGTCCTTGTCGGACAAGATCTCGCTGAGCCCCGATGGCGGCGACGCGCGCAAGCCGTCCTTCGCGATCAATCGCCTGGGCACGGACGTCAGCGTCGGTTTCGCCGGCATCCCGCTCGGTCATGAGTTCACCTCGCTGGTGCTGGCCCTGCTGCAAGTGGGCGGCCACCCCTCGAAGGCGACCCAGGAGGTCATCGAACAGGTGCGCAACCTCGACGGCGACTATCGCTTCGAGACGTTTATGTCGCTGTCCTGCCATAGCTGCCCCGACACGGTGCAGGCGCTGAACCTGATGAGCGTGATCAATCCGAACATCAAGCATGTGGCGATTGACGGCTCGCTGTTCCAGGACGAGGTGAACGAGCGCCAGGTGATGGCGGTGCCTACCGTGTTCCTCAATGGCGAACCGTTCGATACGGGCCGCATGAGCATCGAGCAGATTGCGGCTCGCCTGGATAGGGGCGCCGAGGATCGTGCGGCAGAGCGGATCAAGTCCAAGCCGGCGTTCGACGTGCTGGTGATCGGCGGCGGCCCGGCCGGCGCTGCAGCGGCCATCTATGCCGCGCGCAAGGGCATCCGCACCGGCGTCGTCGCGGAGCGCTTCGGCGGCCAGGTGCTCGATACCATGTCCATCGAGAACTTCATCTCGGTGCCGTATACCGACGGCCCCAAGTTGGCCGCTGCGCTGGAGCAGCACGTGCACGAATACGACGTGGACGTGATGAACCTGCAACGCGCCGATCATCTGATGGCGGCGGATGAGCCGGGCGGACTGCACGCGGTGCGCCTGGCCAACGGCGCCATGCTGAAGTCGAAGACGGTGATCCTTTCCACCGGCGCGCGCTGGCGCAACATGAACGTGCCGGGCGAGCAGGATTACCGCAACAAGGGCGTCACCTATTGCCCGCATTGCGACGGCCCGCTGTTCAAGGGCAAGCGCGTCGCGGTGATCGGTGGCGGCAACTCCGGCGTGGAAGCGGCGATCGATCTGGCCGGGATCGTGGGTCACGTGACCCTGCTGGAGTTCGACAGTAAGCTGCGTGCGGACGAAGTCCTGCAGCGCAAGCTGCGCAGCCTGCCGAACGTCGACGTGATCGTCAGTGCGCAAACCACCGAAGTCCAGGGCGACGGCCAGAAGGTCACCGGCCTGGCCTACACCGACCGCAGCAGCGGCGACAGCCGTCAGGTGGCGCTGGAAGGCGTGTTTGTGCAGATCGGCTTGCTGCCGAACACCGAATGGCTCAAGGGCACGCTGAAGCTCTCGCCGCGCGGCGAGATCGAAGTGGACGCACGAGGCGAGACGTCACTGC is a window encoding:
- the ahpC gene encoding alkyl hydroperoxide reductase subunit C, with the translated sequence MSLINTEIKPFKAHAFKDGQFIEVSDATLKGKWSVVVFYPADFTFVCPTELEDLADFYPQFQKLGVEVYAVSTDTHFAHKAWHDTSDAIKKVQYTMIGDPTGAITRNFDVMIEEEGLALRGTFVINPEGQIKLCEIHDNGIGRDASELLRKVKAAQYVASHPGEVCPAKWKEGETTLKPSLHLVGKI
- the ahpF gene encoding alkyl hydroperoxide reductase subunit F, whose product is MLDADLKSQLQAYLEKVVHPIELVASLDESAKSQELLGLLQDIASLSDKISLSPDGGDARKPSFAINRLGTDVSVGFAGIPLGHEFTSLVLALLQVGGHPSKATQEVIEQVRNLDGDYRFETFMSLSCHSCPDTVQALNLMSVINPNIKHVAIDGSLFQDEVNERQVMAVPTVFLNGEPFDTGRMSIEQIAARLDRGAEDRAAERIKSKPAFDVLVIGGGPAGAAAAIYAARKGIRTGVVAERFGGQVLDTMSIENFISVPYTDGPKLAAALEQHVHEYDVDVMNLQRADHLMAADEPGGLHAVRLANGAMLKSKTVILSTGARWRNMNVPGEQDYRNKGVTYCPHCDGPLFKGKRVAVIGGGNSGVEAAIDLAGIVGHVTLLEFDSKLRADEVLQRKLRSLPNVDVIVSAQTTEVQGDGQKVTGLAYTDRSSGDSRQVALEGVFVQIGLLPNTEWLKGTLKLSPRGEIEVDARGETSLPGVFAAGDVTTVPYKQIVIAMGEGSKASLSAFDYLIRLPVTEEALVA